The Hermetia illucens chromosome 2, iHerIll2.2.curated.20191125, whole genome shotgun sequence genomic interval AGAAGCAAATTTAGAGATGTCTAAGTTAGCTTTTGGTTCTCGGTTCtcgttttattgttttcgaGGTGCTCTGACAGTCCAAGCCTAATTCTTGATTGTGTCTTACACGTTAGTCGTCTGGCCGACGAATTTGATTGGTTGTATGATGTTGGTACATAGCCTAGTAAACTATTCCATTCTGATTGAACAAATCTCTTTTTTAGAGATATTGGTTTTGGCCCGGTCTGTTCTCTCTTTCCGGAGAGGTATTGTATACATCAACGAAATTCGATGGAAGGAATTTGCTGAGTCTAGCCTAAACTTCTATTGCGCGGTTGCGGAAGTGAAGTTGTGAAATGTCGGCGAACAAGTGCCttcctcccccctccccccattaCTCTCGCTTCTCACTCGCTATTGCGGTTACTGCGGGATCCACTCCCTCTTTGTGTTGTAGGTGTTGAGGAGGACTCGAGTCaactccgcttctgaacaggaAAGAGGTTGAATAAGAAAAAGAAGGTATTGcgaaggactgtgttgtggatctCTTCAGGGCTTACTTTCGCCTCATTATTGATTCCCGAAAATCCCAACTCTCTATGCTTGgttgttgaaattttcaggCATGGTCTAATTTTATTCTGGGCGGGCTTCAAAGGTTGAATCTAATACCTTGTATAAGATATCCTTTTCCGATTTTACAGTTCATTCTTTAGGAGCATGAGCTGGTATTTCAAAAGTTGCATCACAAGCGCTGATTGCATAGTCGTTCACATATGTTTTTAAAACTTAATAACACCAGATTTCATGTTTGGATGAttaggaaacctactctgaaCACATGCTTTATATAAACCATAATCGTTCTTCTCCGGGAAACTACCCTGTTCAGTATTTCCTACAACGCAGTGCTATAACCCTTATGTCAGCTAGTTACTTAGCAGCTCATACTTTGTACTTGGGGCCGACATGCCATGAGAAAATATACAAATCGTTTGTCTTTACTCTTTGCCTAGTCTGTCATTATGTGTATCAGTCCGAGACTCTTGTTGTGGCAGCTAACTTTTTTTCCGGATAGGGCTGCCAACCGTACGcaaatctcaacttgatccttCAGGCTATTTTGCCTAATTTTTGTCGTATTGGCTCCTTTTCCAGTCAATAGtgatttgaaagaaaattaCAACAACCTGCGCCAAATTGGGGGCTCAAATACCTTCTTCAAAACAGCACTAAAGAGTATGAAAGGAAAATCACTTTGGTCAGTCCTTTACGTAACCCATATCGAACTGACTAGAGTGGCTCAGACGCTATTTTGGTAGGTATCATCTGGAAGATTGAATTGGAGTTAATGTTGGGCGTTGCCTTCTTCTTCATCTTTTATGGTGCTGCAGGGCAATGTTGGTACTTGGCCCCGCGAAACTTTGGTCTGCATTTTTCTCGTTTGAGTGACCGGATCCCCCATTTTTCAAACCCGAGCAGCGTGTTCCTTGCATTGTCCACTGAGTACTACCATTTATTTCGCCGTTTTTTAGCCGATCGATCTCTTTCCACCTTGTCTTTAAGGCGCCTGGGAATTCTTAGTGACTGTAGcttttaaattataaaattgatgGCCGTTCTGGTTCGTCGTAAAATGGATGCGAGACAACCGCTGTTTCTCCAGGCTTCCCTTCACGTTCTCTTTCAATTGTACCAGGATGTTTGTATCATTCGTATAGGTATCCATCCTGATTAAGAGTAGTGCACCATTTAGATCCACAGTTATGTTTCGGATTATATACTTCAGAATGAtgttgatcgcctcatgcaacacgatctcagattgaatttaaacaaaactgaatttttaaagaccgatccccatgaaacaggcacaatcactatcagcgccagtgatctgcccagaactgagcgatttaaatacctcgggtcaacgctagcagccaatggagaactgcgttatgaaattgctttacgcattaacgcaatctggatgaagtggcgttccacaattggtgttctttgtgatcgacgtatcaacgaacgtctcgcaatgtcgtccgtccagtctgagtgtaggtcgactataaaagataatgaacggcgtcttgcgctaatggagacaaagatgctacgttagattagtggcgtcacacatttagatcacatccgaaatgagaatatccgcgatcgttatggagttgcaccgatcgtggaaaagttgcgagagaggcgtcttcgatggtatggtcacgcaattcgtgcaaacgagaattcacttgccaaaattggtgtgaacatcgaagtcgatggtaaacgaccaaaaggcagacctaaacaacggtggcttgatacgctagatggggatttgaaagcctcgagattgcacccagatcaggcattcgatagagccaaatggcgaaaccgatcacgacgaaacgaccccgcttgtgaacgggaaaaaggctgaagaaaaagaattatGTTGAATAATGTTGGGGTTTATCtatcgacttgttttttaatccGGAGCCTTTGCCGAAACATCTTGTTAGCTATTTTTGGAGCTGTATATGACCATTAGACTGATCGTTAGACTGACCATTAGACTGACTCTAATTAGTTTCACCGAAACTTCAAATTCAGGCAATATTTTGTACAGCACCGAGCGATCCATACTAACATATGTTGAACCTTCTTTCTATTGTCAAAAATAATAGAAGTATTTTGTAATATGCACTCAAAGGCGATATTCTTTTACAGCTCTTATAGCGAAGCttgccaaatttttaaaaatgcagAAGTACATGAAGCTTGGTAGCCCTTCCCATACTCCGCGATTTAAGTAGCTCCGCAGGTTTTCCATCCATACCCGACGCATTTTCAACGTTTTAAATACATCTTTGACTTCTTCCAGTGTAGGTGGTGGGTGGGATGCCTGTACATCATTTGCCACTTTGATATAAGGAGACTGGGTTGTGGCATTGAATACCTCCTCAAAATATTGGGTCCAACGATTTTTAATCTGCTAGATGTTCCTAAAGAGAGTGTTCGTTGTGTCCCAACAAAATTTCTGTGTCATTCGTTTTTCTCAATCTCGGTGTCATTCTTTTCGTCAAGTAATAAGTGGATCTTAAATAATACCTTTTGGAATTATTGTTCTCATCTTATGGTTACCACTCATCTCTTGGTGTGGTATAACGCGTCgatcacacctacgcgccatcgctcgcggttacttaAATGTGGCTAAGCTGCCCCCACGACATCCCGACTCGCTCGCACTCTTCCTCTATTGTTTTGTgctaagtgcccttggggcgactcacTCGCCATctcgggagagtggattccactgcatggcgtagtccTCAATGCAACAGTCACCCCTAATTAATTTGTGACcagttcactgccacttccgtcttccgatcgcagtgcgtacgagtggcaggcctgtgcgccgaccaagttgttcgtttgggATAGTGTCAAGCCTGCGCATTCCGATGACATGCCGAAGGCAGATATTgaagaaagcttggagcttttgggtggcAGTAGATttgactttccatgtgctgctcccatctagcaaacacaaaaagaacactatcacaaaacagtctcaacttgaactTGGTTTGAGACAACtgcgtttccagattttagacagaccAGTGAAAgtagatctagcgctgttaatgcgtcgggcagcaTCCAGTTCGCTGCCcttgtcggcagaaaccacgctcccaagatatataaattgctcGGCGCCTTCGATAATCGGCCCATTAaaacagatagggagagtgcgttgTTCCGTCACTTTAAGAGCTTTGGTTTcgctggtgtttattttcaaggTCAAGGTCTATGACCCGGTTAGCGAACAAGTAGATGTCATCAGAgttgtcgaggtgtttgagaaagcatgtcattatccattgaactcttccacgtcctccggacaaagcagcatggAAAATGTCACcgatagaagaagaaataatatcggtaacaagatgAAGCCCTGGTGGACTTCGTTTTGGACTTGAAAATCTTCCGTAATTTTACtttggtgcagcacgtgacatttcgggccatcatatgtcgcatATAGCACTTAATATACACTTCCTCTTCACgccatcgaaagctttctcgaaatcgatgaagatctaaactcttcGCATTGTTCTAGAATGATCCGTGGGGTATTGATGTGGTTAATATAGGAGGCTCGGAGCGAAAATCAGCCTACTCTCTATCGGTCACCCCAGGgagatgttccttgatgtgttctataattattttaactattacttTTGCAGCACGCAGATACGCCTagtattgtcacattcaaaacggggCCTTTGCTTTGGAATCTtgatgatcatccccttcttccactctctggaaagtGTCTCGGACTtctaagatttctgtacgagtggtAGCAGCAGATTTGCAGTCACTGCAGGTagaacgataaataactctgcggggagaccgtcaagcctagtgactttactccgtttgggtGTATTAGAAgaacaatccgtatccgcaggttacggtgattagccatttcatcggcaagaggaggaactttacGCGATGTGATATGGTAAAGAACTATGGTCAAGTGTGCCTTTCACCTCCTCAGTTGTGCATCATTGTTGACGTCCTTCGCAGgaacatcgaaagatttgtaaTCACATGCAAGTTCATTCGTAATGCGCTGTACATTTCGGAAATCATTTCGATCTGCGACATTTTCCGCTTCACTGACCAGGTAATACCAAATTTCTCGTTACCACGGctgcactacgctgaacttcttgaGATATCGATCGGTATCGGAATTCGAGCCCACCATTGCCCACagtggtcagtagagccttgaACACCTACCTTTCACCGATTCGTTTCCGCGATCCCacgtcagccagattttatgacgaCCCTTTGGAACGTCACCGACGacttgtgtagcacccgagaaaagagcacttttgacggcggcccaatgctcactGATATTCATGTGGTAATCTActtagtatatctgccgttcgatcagcaaaacAAAGCTCTCACACCGTCAAATGtcagctgggtcgtacaagccATCGatgatgaacttagggggtcgcagctctcctaCCCTGCAGGAAGTGGCGAGcgcaacacacaagcgaacgtaagcgaccatcacatATCGATCCCTTTCGAAGTCGGTGTCAGCGCCTTTCTTGTTACCCACATACaacagacaactcctaaatctactgctgatcgcgtaGTGGCCGGCGTCGGTCATTGAAACCAAGCTGGTCTTATGGCAgggtctgtgctcgaacaatgtaccaccaatgatgaagcggtggaagttgcggaaatctacgaacctcccaccattaccgttgcggtcgccaagacgttccccatcacatgttcggGAAAAgggttgtcagatcccaccttagcattcagatcacccatcacgatcacaatgtcacctctaGGAAGCCTACCTTAAACTacatttaattgctcgtagaataCATCCTTCACTACTATATTGAAAGTCTCCGTTATTGCGTAGCATTATATAGTTGAGATACTGTTTAACCTCGACCGGAGTCTGATAGTTTgaagtctatcagaaaccggctcccaggtcaagagagcgcaccttTCGGTAGAAGTCAGAAGGAATCCGGCACCGATTCCggatctgctaccacttgattTTGCGGAGTACAAAAGCAGATTACTGCAAGAGGGGGAGTCcaaccatcttatttcgctgAGGCCTAGAATGTGCAGGTTATATCGCTGAAATTCTcgatcaagtttgaaaaaacgagcattctgaggaccctcgctaccgttatcgaggagcaCACGTAAATTTCAGAAAGCCGTGGGGTCAGTTCCTTTCTGGAGCGTTATTGTTTCGGTGGCagcaaaatttcataattttgcaGGTTACAAGCTTACATTATTGTTCAATCTACAGATTTATGTGCTTCCATTTGTCTCCTTTTCTTTGTTAGCGGTACGTCTCAATTCCACGTATTTGCCACGTTGTGAGGCGTTGTTCTCATCGATTGCCTGCTGGTGTTCTCCGTCAAACCGTTCATcccttttgcgccgaggttacTATCCGATGGTTTTATCTGTCGCAGTCTTGACGGTGTCTTTCAACTGACTCTCTGTGGCCATGCGTTGTCTTCTCAGCACTGATCCAGCGTCTGCAGGATTTCGCTTCGGCTGCCATTTTTTCATTTGGTGCTTTTCAATATTAAGCCTGCTTTGGGATGGCGGTTGTTGTCCTTGTGCCCGTCAAGAAGGACATCAAGGAAGTGCAGCTCGTTTCTCAATGAGGATGTGAACCATTTAGTTGAACGCCGTTCTATTTGAGGCCCACGGCTATGCCTAGCGTCCTGCCCTGCAACTTTTACCTGGACTGGAACATCTTCATCCTTACGTATTATATGGCCCACCACCCAGCCAGATCTACACAGTGTTTATTTGCGTTATTATGTCGATAATTAATGCGGGGGAGGGGTTAAGTTTGCAACAGATGGATGAAATCGTTTAATTAAGTGCCAAGTTAAGGGTTGGGCTAATCCACAATTCGTCAGCTTGGCAATGGACGAGTTCATTTTGCGTCGTGTGGTGATAAAGATTTGGTCATTACCTCTTCCTTATAccgaaatttgaatgaattccagAGCTGAGGTTTCAGATAGTACTTACATAGTTCTACCAAAAAGTTCATTAAATCTCCTAACTGCAGAATGGCCCGATTGTTTTCGTTTTTGCCACGCTAAGACCGCTTCGTATTTTTAAATCCTTGATGCAAGTCCTCCATTTAGCCCAGCTTAGCGCCTGCATGTGTTAGTTACTTATTTTTAAGAATTCCCCGTTATAAAATGAATGTTAGCCCGAATAAAACCACCAGTTGAATGCCTTTCAAGTTTATTAATAAGGAACAGGAGCCTTAAACAATTTCGATACAAATTTAGTATAATAGGCCACTAACAGTAATATCAGGCAAATCCTCGACTACTTTGACGAAATCGTTAACATCACAAGCATAGGAATATCCGCGATTTATATTGGTCTTATCCCAATTGATCCAGTCAATATTCTCGCTGACATCATTGCAGATAATTTCATTTGATTCGATATCTTCCAAAGTCAGGAAGGGATTATTGACACCAATCAGAACAATACCCATATTAGTAGCTCTGTCAATGAGGACCTTATAGAAAAGCCTTGGCACTGGAACTAGACCCTTGTTATCACTGGTGAAGCCAAGATACAATTCCTTCAATTGACCATCGGAATTAGGTAACATTGAAACACCCCAGGCGCCGGTATAAACTTCCAAGTTCAGTTTACGGTCATTAGCGAATTTCCTGACACCATCTTCAATTCGTCCCCAGTTACCAGCGTTGAATGATTGCCAAGCAGGTGCCACGTTTACATAAAAGAACGTTGCGATTTGCGACGGAGCAAGGATGAATTCAGCTTTAGCTGCCAAATGTCCACGAGACAAGTACAGGTTGGCAGGAATGTCGAAATATTGCTGAGAGGTTGGTCCGAGAATATCAGCAAAAGTGGTTTGTTGTTTTGCTTGGGTATACATGCCATCTACATCCACTCCTTTGTAGAAACCGCCTTTGATGAAGCTAGGTCGAGTGACTGCAGTTTGGAAGTATGCGCTGGATGGATATAAACTATGGTGGGCATAGTAAGCGATGGCTTTCTCAATATTATGGCAGACCTCGAATGATGTAACGAATAAATTATCAACGGAAAATCCGACCTCTACAATCATCGAATTATCATAGCAAGTCCTGTTGGTCTCACGTGTCGATCTTGCAATTGCTGCAGTACATTGGATGTCCTTAATTTGTAATTGTTGTCCATTGATGGAAAAGATATCATCTTTGACGCAGGTGGCTGTAAGTTGTTTACCAGAAAGAGGGGATTCAAAAGCTGCTGTGCAGGCCAAGTCAATGGAAGATCCAACATCTACGATGAATTGGTCATCCTTGGTTGGTTGTAAGAGCTCGTTGGTTCCCGCGCGGAGGAGAAGAGGTTGTTTTGTAGATAAGTCACCGGAATTTGTAGTAAACGTGCAAACTGAATTTAAAGAAATTATATgttcgaaaataataaagataactTTTAAATATAATGGTACCTGGCGTGTCGACCTCAGCGGGGCATGCCTCAATGCTGAGTAAGTATGTCAGTAAAGCAAAGATTGCTAGGGCCCTCATTGTGTTATGTTAACTTTGCTAGAATTGATGGATGGATATCACCTGCTGAACGCTTCTGTACTAAAAATTGGACTGGATTCCTTAAGTAGGCTCTctggattttataaaaaaatgttattaaCTTTGTCATTGTTTTATGAATATTGTGTTGTGCGAAGACTAGCCTTGATTCTGTTGGTTTCGCTTCTAAATTTCCAAATGTTCTTTCCTTACTCTTAGCGGCCATATATAGCCCTATCTTTGTTGCCACAGAAGATGTAGTTGATTCGTTGAAATGTAGCATCTGTTCTCGGATGACTTCCGCATTTTTCGTCCACAGAATAGGAAATCGAAGACCAGACACAGTTTCACCTGGCATTTTTATTCACTCCTGTTTCGTTATTCTGTTTACTCAGGCGCCACAAGGTAATATTTTATTGCTGTTTGGCTTCCATTTTCCTGCTTTTGTTTTTGGAATGCCACAAAGTAATGCCTGGGTGAAAAAGTAAGCCGAGCATCGAGCGCTTCTTACTTAAATCAGGAACTTTAGATGCAGACACCAAAGCAAGGATACAAGGCGGTTTTATCAGAAAGGTTCTAACATAAAATATGGTGAAGGGAAGACAAATAGCGTAAACATGTTGAGGAGGTAGATTGAGTAAAATACATTGGGTTTTACAACGAGTATCCGAGACAAGACAGTGTTTCTAGTTCATTTTTTATTGGAGTCTGGGGTACCCAAACAGTTAGATggtgtttcagtttcattatcctcACAATTAACGCTGTGTAAATGATAagttcacagcagcgagacaagaCAAACTAAGatatccatgacgactggggTTCGAATCCATAGCAACGAGTTTGGGAGGCTAACGCTTTAACACACTCCCGcccgatgaaggcagtttgtacgtctcgagtggttcttcccatgatgtcgatatcgtcagcataggccagtagttgggtggacctaaagaggatcatacctcttgcatttacctcagcatcacggatcactttcttgagggccaggttatagacgacgcatgatagcaCATCTCCTTGTCggagatcgttgttgatgtcgaatagtcttgagattgatcctgctgctttttatctgggctcgcaaattggtcagggtgaggctagtcaatcttatcaatttcgtcgggataccgaattctctcatggccgtgtacggttttaccctggctatgctatcataggcggctttaaagtcgatgactaGATGgtgagagagaaaatcttatctgtagCTGATTTACCCGGAGTGAAGCCTatctggtatgggccaatgatgttctcgggGCTTAGAATTTCTTatcgatggtactcagcaatgtgatacctctataattgctgcactgtgtgatatctccctttttatgtatgagacagaatgcctcgttgccaatcgtcaggtactgattcgctgtcccataccttgagcacaagttgatgaaccacttggtgtaattagtcgtctccatatttaaccaattcggctgtaattccatcggctcctggcgacttatgattttttagccgatgaattgcttgGACTGTTTatcctatacttgatggtggcagcatttgtccgtcatcttcatttGGCGGAACCttgaactcgccgatgttctggttgttcagtagcgcatcaaagtactcaacccattgctccaatatgcccattctgtcagaaatcagatttccctctttgtctcggcagaatgaacatcgaagtgtataaggcttcatcctgctgacttgttggtaaaacttgcgggcttggtgcggttgctccctgcacttttcgagttcacaggcttgttgtttctcctaggcttccttttggcgtctgtgaagtcgcttctccactcgccgtggagttcgtgataagttaaGTTATGAGGAAATATAGGTCAGTTAATGACTGATTGTTATTGTTTATGTAACTTGAATATTTGTGTGAGGTCGGGTAAGTTATTTGTGTGAGGTCGGGTAAGGTTTCGTATTACTAATGAATTaaatgaatgatgaatgatATCACTACactgtgttctttgagaatgcaacattactcggaatgGGGCATTCTTCCGGTCTattgccagcttacattcatcttcaaagcagccgttccgactgtttttgcggctggagccaagtatgtttgtggctgtataaatgataacgttttccgggtggttgtgaagatcatttgttgatgcttcatttcaaggtcctctgttgactgcagttattgcggcatccacttccctcttatagatgttgtGGAGCGCTGTGCCGTggatgttattcgagctcagagcaccatgctaacgaaatagtgatcccagtctatattggcccccctatatgttctgacattcatcaaggctgagaagtggcggcttTCGATGAAcatgtgatcaatttggttggtagtgatcccgtctggagagacccatgtatgtttgtgaaccgctttccgcgcaaagcaggtagttccaacaaccatttcgtatgacactgttagtttaataatccgcagtccgcgaGGCTTTCAGATCATCATTCACCACATCATGGAACCTATTTTTAAGAACTGAATGTAAGCATGAATTACGTGTCCATGACATCAAAGACAcgtctctcgcaatttctctACGATTCGTGCAACCCCATGTTGATCGCGGAtaacttcatttcggatgtgataattgcgtattacgccactagtccaacgcgccATCTTCGTCTCCCTTACGGCGAGGCGCCGTTCACTGTCTCTTTTAGTCGGCGATCACTCAAAACGATAGAGGACGATAGAGCGTACGACACTGCagcaaattttggatttgagacgttccttAATATGTCGGCAACCAACGATCCTAGTTgcggagcgccacttcatcgagGTAATGCTATCAGGTAAATTGTTTCACGTAACCcagtcctccattggctgatagcattgatccaaaaTCCGCTCAACCAGGTCACCAGGTCTtgctgctttccccgatttcattcgttttattgcttcctttacttcagttgcgctgatagatggaattgctccaaatgtcggcagtgtttGGGAGAGTGAAGGATAAAGAAATTTGTCCATTGAAATCTACTCTAGCCATTTATTCGTGGCGGTTCATAGATCAGAAAGCGAAGTACCGTTATTGTGGTCGGCTTTTCACAAGGTGCTACcaatctctctcaccatccagAGTGTCCAGCTTATTGTAAAAATCTTTGTAAT includes:
- the LOC119647540 gene encoding uncharacterized protein LOC119647540 gives rise to the protein MRALAIFALLTYLLSIEACPAEVDTPVCTFTTNSGDLSTKQPLLLRAGTNELLQPTKDDQFIVDVGSSIDLACTAAFESPLSGKQLTATCVKDDIFSINGQQLQIKDIQCTAAIARSTRETNRTCYDNSMIVEVGFSVDNLFVTSFEVCHNIEKAIAYYAHHSLYPSSAYFQTAVTRPSFIKGGFYKGVDVDGMYTQAKQQTTFADILGPTSQQYFDIPANLYLSRGHLAAKAEFILAPSQIATFFYVNVAPAWQSFNAGNWGRIEDGVRKFANDRKLNLEVYTGAWGVSMLPNSDGQLKELYLGFTSDNKGLVPVPRLFYKVLIDRATNMGIVLIGVNNPFLTLEDIESNEIICNDVSENIDWINWDKTNINRGYSYACDVNDFVKVVEDLPDITVSGLLY